From one Ursus arctos isolate Adak ecotype North America unplaced genomic scaffold, UrsArc2.0 scaffold_1, whole genome shotgun sequence genomic stretch:
- the XIRP2 gene encoding xin actin-binding repeat-containing protein 2 isoform X1: protein MARYQAAASRGDCRSFSANMMEESGMCTVPGGLARVKKQFEKDKFAASFNTLSQYQHQHHNRSEQVMRLQEVIHSSQVDISRSSQEMERNEQEASKTHKSDVRGTEMASHLKKHTEGISQASQFHQYVQETVIDTPEDEEIPKVSTKFLKEQFEKSAQEKVLYSDKEMTPAKQIKIGSECEETLKPSSVVGTSSTSCMSTRQRKETSTTKHSDHSATSSALVQVNATAMGKTEEFLPPPPDIFQTPIDVTAFSQSPEFPNPPRIPPVPKELYSKQRNLYELNRLYKHMHPELRKNLEKDYISEVSEIVSSQVNPGSSVSADVQQARYVFENTNDSSQKALNSEREHLELDEILKGEVQSMRWIFENQPLDSINNGSPDEDDINKGIADQEIIAGGDVKYTTWMFETQPIDTLGDHSSGTEENAEKIPELARGDVRTARWMFETKPLDSMNKMHQEESLVTAAKDITGGDVKTVRYMFETQHLDQLGHLHSVDEVHLLQLRSELKEIKGNVKRSIKCFETQPLYVIRDGLGQMLEIKTVHREDVEKGDVRTARWMFETQPLDTINKDITEIKVVRGISMEENVKGGVSRAKWLFETQPLEKIKEESEEVIIEKETIIGTDVSRKCWMFETQPLDILKEVPDADPLRSEEIIGGDVQTTKHLFETLPIEALKDSPDVGKLQKITASEEEKGDVRHQKWIFETQPLEDIREDKKEYIRTVKLEEVDRGDVKNYTHIFESNNLMKFDASHKIEVEGVTRGAVELNKSLFETTPLYAIQDHLGKYHQVKTVQQEEILRGDVRSCRWLFETRPIDQFDESIHKFQIIRGISAQEIQTGNVKSAKWLFETQPLDSIKYFSNMEEVESKTEQATDIVKGDVKTCRWLFETQPMESLYEKVSLVTGSEEIHKGDVKACTWLFETKPLDTIKADSEATVKLQTVKQEEIQGGDVRTACFLFETENLDSIQGEEGKEIKAMEMDIQAGDVSSMRHKFENQSLDSISSSSEEVLKKIKALKTEDIQKGNVLNCRWLFENQPIDMIKESQEGDELVKTVTDIQGGDVRKGCFIFETFSLDEIKEESDCISTKKTITEDVMKGDVKSYRMLFETQPLYAIQDREGYYHEVTTVKKEEVIHGDVRGTRWLFETKPLDSINQSETVYVIKSVTQEDIQKGDVSSVRYRFETQPLDQISEESRGARPTVDSIQGGDVKTSKQFFESENCGKNTYVRTVSVNEIQKGNVKTSTWLFETHTIDELRGEGSEYENIKTVTQEDMQKGDVKQAVWLFENQTLDSIKEADESTTKIIKEEIPSSDVKTTTWLFETTPLHEFNEKRVEKVEIIGKSIKETLEELYSQKVIEAPGIIIEADEVGDVRMAKYKLMNQASPEIQKEEIIRVDLRNIMVNLLSKRDCTKREIRVSEEEKGNVNLTKTQLLNRSTEFHAEKEEIVSGDVQQAIKNLFSEERSVKKGIVIQEDERGDINMTIYCLLHENAGDTVEREEVIGGDVKRTIHNLLSSISNNKISERAKIDASERGNVQFFTTCIEIGALDYLKQLQTGSSETLTARKQEREEEIIGGDVEGTKLLLKKRQSQVERTINETDIIPGDVHNTVKVFMTEPQTTFCKTPKEEIIKGDLKSTLNSLSQAINQKTVAKTEEIIKGDMLATLKSLKESNHQWKESKQPNAIPADIEKAIECLEKTTNTRTEILKKELIRDDLEISLRNLKEAQRAFKEVDKRGVMKEDVKSVMGGSSEEQKTKIHQVAVQRDTKNVLQPRPGPFEPAARWQGGADISNQTIGKNYHGNLIEERTEVTLPKAPKGTVKIVVDREHNNDALEKSLRKLSNPHHRAINNVLESGDKMGVWTDTIAEQQLSDEHVSRQLTSTTSSEGNLKTKESETVREQKTAVFNCTQSIDKTVGKQQTQTCKLRKDHQQTESFSVKSPKITKNTKIPTDKQSPKPSPTRGLVNMTVGETCKVSEDFQKQTLLEQEIQCSNKDIKKKNMNPQPTLPTDQDISNITELKVSPKSHSKFKATDKKQADVHLKSQDFLMKTNTSTDLKMAMEMSFNSINFNAENNGKESEGSLPPPSPPPPPPSNASSEIEFPLPPPPPLVMLPGKNAPEMIKAEFESFPGLPLPPPPEDDKSEREGLSVFPPPPPPPTPSLKPAHLLSSSVQEKHRGTFIQYSQEASSSQQAHSQAKVLTGKSGVLLPPPTLPKPKFPKQIEDKKNRGSPKVELENSLPDMECKITPSKDQKRVITATSSEHREMKQNISRRSLDERKQLSMDSMRSLSQTVPETSLPKGKTMAPLIKSHSFSAGSGQQSPKPYMRKFKTPLMIAEEKYRQQREELEKQKHESSCYNIVKTESPNQHMSELQKEVLLQKTNEEAPLPGMDSGVTLVQPNPNSQSHSQVLGVCTDNQLSTTPAGTVAAKGLQHVVAASEDKATMKKEVLQSSRDTLQSISACEIKQRHQEFGTQQTQQKYLEELHLPQRKPVSPSFKVKTIKLPTADRKSNETDHIYESRKKQSDVDVQTISKEQYQKTEKTEATSTEYGNKKSVAEKYYQLPKTEKRVTIKLPTEPTGKSHESKLTIVPEKQGEFRQSENGKPQGSERTNQEPSTIGPKEERLRVERKREHLNKSAQKVVKQKVTDVHLDSQMQNIQQTQIQTSESQVEHKKLPQPYNNLQEEKCLGVKGIQQKHVFSDSKDSKQEITQNKSLFSSVKESQQEDGKCAINILEFLRKREELQQILSRVKQFEMEPDKNGLKTFQTLLNIIPVWLLSEEKRQYGVCIAMENNIEKIKEEITRIKTQAEDMLVSCENIIQTAMIASKEEKQRNKLTSLNETLSKVSNVSEQQENTIVDKTEHRQVATHEEATAHRHVKTHQEIKLDDSKISPPSLKTRPPSPTFITIESTARRPETSTKDELSQSPKKDSVAEPSPRSPVSQTSRAGTANASPSPPRSRSEQLVKLKDTTAKLARGAAPCPSVTPVPIVEKRSEIITSPATLRRQIKIETRGRDSPPTITIPISVNHVDGGPFRGSREAQEEIRQVEKRATYVHKDAVNSAQRLLPDAESFDSVEIIRTVEGPRRAEHTQRYEAANRTVQMAENFLSDHENEINRWFREFEADPVFEAKSNRRVYTNGEADHNMKQESRSFCKEEFGLTSLENTSFTGFSCNRPREPQEKVPVKQPSVHSETRSVSEHFSGVDAFEGQVVGSTMTTVSSSHSSEAGKSGFDFKHAPPTYEDVIAGHSLDISDSPEELRRNFQKAWQESESVFKSLGFANSEASATETRTTFQGESAFISEAAPPRQGTMYTLSEDCLSNGVPGSRQAEFS, encoded by the exons gagGTAATCCACAGCAGCCAGGTCGACATTTCAAGAagtagccaagaaatggaaagaaatgaacaagaaGCTTCCAAAACACACAAAAGTGATGTTCGTGGAACAGAAATG GCCTCTCATCTTAAAAAGCACACTGAGGGAATAAGCCAAGCTTCTCAGTTCCATCAGTATGTTCAAGAAACAG TCATCGATACACCTGAGGATGAAGAGATTCCGAAGGTTTCaactaagtttttaaaagagcaatTTGAGAAGTCTGCCCAGGAAAAGGTCCTTTATTCTGACAAAGAGATGACCCCAGCCAAGCAGATTAAA ATCGGAAGTGAATGTGAAGAGACTTTAAAACCATCATCAGTTGTGGGTACCTCTTCCACTTCCTGCATGTCGACCCGCCAGAGGAAGGAAACATCAACCACAAAACACAGTGACCACAGTGCCACTTCCTCAGCTCTGGTACAAGTTAATGCCACTGCTATGGGAAAGACAGAAGaatttcttcctcccccacctgaTATATTTCAAACTCCAATAGATGTGACAGCATTTTCCCAGTCCCCTGAATTCCCCAACCCTCCTAGAATACCACCAGTACCCAAAGAATTATATTCTAAGCAAAGAAATTTGTACGAATTAAACCGTTTATATAAACACATGCATCCTGAGTTaagaaaaaacttagaaaaagatTATATCAGTGAGGTTTCTGAAATTGTCTCTAGTCAGGTGAACCCAGGGAGCTCAGTTTCAGCAGATGTGCAACAAGCCCGgtatgtttttgaaaatacaaatgacaGTTCCCAAAAAGCTCTGAACTCAGAAAGAGAACACTTGGAGTTGGATGAAATTCTGAAGGGAGAGGTGCAGTCTATGAGATGGATCTTTGAGAATCAGCCTTTAGATTCCATCAATAATGGCTCTCCAGATGAAGATGATATCAACAAGGGCATTGCTGATCAAGAAATCATTGCTGGTGGTGATGTGAAATACACCACATGGATGTTTGAAACCCAACCCATAGATACACTAGGGGATCATTCTTCTGGCACTGAAGAAAATGCTGAGAAAATTCCTGAGCTAGCCAGAGGAGATGTCCGCACAGCCCGGTGGATGTTTGAAACAAAGCCATTAGACTCAATGAATAAAATGCATCAAGAAGAATCGTTGGTAACTGCCGCAAAGGACATAACTGGTGGGGATGTCAAGACTGTGAGATATATGTTTGAAACTCAACATCTGGATCAGCTTGGACACCTTCATTCAGTGGATGAAGTTCACCTATTGCAACTCAGGTCTGAACTCAAAGAAATTAAGGGAAATGTTAAGAGAagtataaaatgttttgaaactcaACCATTATATGTAATTAGAGATGGTTTAGGTCaaatgttagaaattaaaactgttcACAGAGAAGATGTTGAAAAGGGAGATGTGAGAACAGCACGTTGGATGTTTGAAACACAGCCCTTGGACACAATTAACAAGGATATCACAGAAATTAAAGTTGTCCGAGGAATATCCATGGAAGAAAATGTCAAAGGTGGGGTGAGTAGGGCCAAGTGGTTATTTGAAACTCAACCTTtggagaaaatcaaagaagagtCAGAAGAGGTCATCATTGAAAAGGAAACAATAATAGGTACAGATGTCTCCAGAAAATGTTGGATGTTTGAAACGCAGCCATTAGACATTCTAAAAGAAGTTCCTGATGCAGATCCTCTAAGATCTGAAGAGATAATAGGTGGTGATGTACAAACTACTAAGCATCTATTTGAAACACTTCCAATAGAGGCTTTAAAAGATAGCCCTGATGtaggaaaacttcaaaaaattactGCCTCCgaagaagaaaagggggatgTTAGACACCAAAAATGGATTTTTGAAACCCAACCTCTGGAAGACATTAgagaagataaaaaggaatacaTACGAACAGTGAAACTTGAAGAAGTTGACAGAGGAGATGTAAAGAATTACACACATATCTTTGAATCAAACAATTTAATGAAATTTGATGCATCACATAAAATAGAGGTGGAAGGAGTCACAAGAGGTGCTGTAGAGTTAAACAAATCACTCTTTGAAACAACACCACTATATGCCATTCAAGATCACCTTGGAAAATATCATCAAGTCAAGACAGTCCAACAAGAAGAAATCCTAAGAGGTGATGTAAGAAGTTGTAGGTGGCTTTTTGAAACAAGGCCCATTGACCAGTTTGATGAAAGCATTCATAAATTCCAGATAATTAGAGGAATATCTGCTCAAGAAATACAGACTGGAAATGTGAAATCTGCTAAATGGCTATTTGAAACCCAACCTCTTGATTCgattaaatattttagtaatatgGAAGAAGTAGAAAGTAAAACTGAACAAGCGACAGATATTGTTAAAGGGGATGTTAAAACTTGTAGATGGCTTTTTGAAACCCAACCAATGGAGTCTCTTTATGAAAAAGTTTCATTAGTGACTGGCAGTGAAGAAATTCATAAGGGAGATGTCAAAGCCTGTACCTGGCTCTTTGAAACGAAGCCACTTGATACCATAAAAGCTGACTCCGAAGCAACAGTCAAACTGCAAACTGTAAAACAGGAGGAGATCCAAGGTGGGGATGTTCGTACAGCATGCTTTCTTTTTGAGACCGAAAATTTGGACAGCAtacaaggagaggaaggaaaagaaatcaaggcCATGGAAATGGATATCCAAGCTGGGGATGTCTCCAGCATGCGGCATAAGTTTGAAAACCAATCTTTAGATTCCATAAGTTCCAGTTCAGAGGAAGTTTTGAAAAAGATCAAAGCCCTAAAGACTGAAGATATTCAGAAAGGCAATGTTTTAAATTGTAGGTGGCTTTTTGAAAACCAACCAATTGATATGATAAAAGAGAGCCAAGAAGGTGATGAATTAGTTAAGACAGTGACAGACATACAAGGTGGGGATGTAAGAAAGGGATGCTTTATTTTTGAGACTTTTTCTTTAGATGAGATTAAAGAAGAATCTGACTGTATCAGCACCAAGAAAACAATTACTGAAGATGTAATGAAGGGTGACGTAAAAAGCTACAGAATGCTCTTTGAAACCCAGCCACTCTATGCAATTCAAGACCGAGAAGGGTATTATCATGAAGTGACAACAGTTAAAAAGGAAGAGGTAATTCATGGAGATGTACGAGGAACTAGGTGGCTTTTTGAAACAAAGCCATTAGACTCAATTAATCAGTCAGAGACTGTGTATGTTATTAAATCTGTCACCCAGGAAGACATTCAGAAGGGAGATGTTAGTTCTGTCAGATACAGATTTGAAACCCAGCCACTGGATCAGATTTCAGAAGAATCACGTGGTGCTAGGCCCACTGTGGACTCTATTCAAGGTGGGGATGTAAAGACAAGTAAACAATTTTTTGAGTCTGAAAACTGTGGTAAGAATACTTATGTAAGAACAGTAAGTGTCAATGAAATACAAAAGGGCAATGTTAAAACATCTACTTGGCTATTTGAAACCCACACCATAGATGAGCTGAGAGGAGAAGGGTCAGAATATGAAAATATCAAAACAGTCACCCAGGAAGATATGCAGAAAGGTGATGTTAAGCAGGCAGTATGGCTTTTTGAAAATCAAACTTTGGATTCTATTAAGGAAGCAGATGAAAGCACCACAAAAATCATCAAGGAGGAAATCCCTTCTTCTGATGTCAAGACAACTACCTGGCTCTTTGAAACTACACCCCTTCACGAATTTAATGAAAAGAGGGTAGAGAAGGTAGAAATTATTGGCAAGAGCATTAAGGAAACGTTAGAAGAACTCTACTCTCAAAAAGTGATTGAGGCTCCTGGAATCATCATTGAAGCTGATGAAGTTGGGGATGTTCGAATGGCAAAATACAAGCTGATGAATCAAGCATCTCCTGAgatacagaaagaagaaattatcaGGGTTGATCTCCGAAATATAATGGTGAACCTGCTTTCCAAAAGAGACTGTACAAAAAGGGAGATTCGGGTTagtgaagaagagaagggaaatgttAATTTGACCAAAACTCAATTATTAAACAGATCAACAGAATTTCAtgctgaaaaagaagaaatagtgaGTGGTGATGTACAACAAGCAATAAAAAACCTGTTCTCTGAGGAAAGATCTGTAAAGAAAGGCATTGTAATTCAGGaagatgaaagaggagatattaaTATGACTATCTATTGTCTTCTTCATGAAAATGCTGGTGACACAGTTGAGCGTGAAGAAGTAATAGGAGGTGATGTAAAACGTACCATTCATAATTTGCTATCTTCCAtatcaaacaataaaatatctgaaagggCTAAAATCGATGCCTCCGAGAGGGGAAATGTTCAGTTTTTCACAACATGCATAGAAATTGGAGCTTTGGATTATCTTAAACAACTCCAGACGGGGTCAAGTGAAACACTGACAGCTAGGAaacaagaaagagaggaagaaataattgGTGGCGATGTGGAGGGTACAAAACTGTTACTAAAGAAAAGGCAGTCTCAGGTTGAACGTACTATTAATGAAACTGACATCATTCCAGGAGATGTGCATAATACAGTTAAGGTTTTTATGACAGAGCCTCAGACAACATTTTGCAAGACacccaaagaagaaattataaaaggtGATTTGAAGTCAACCCTAAATTCCCTCAGCCAGGCCATAAATCAGAAAACAGTGgctaaaacagaagaaattataaaaggtGACATGCTGGCCACACTCAAGTCACTAAAGGAATCAAACCACCAATGGAAAGAATCTAAACAGCCCAATGCCATCCCTGCTGACATTGAAAAAGCTATTGAATGCCTTGAAAAGACCACAAACACAAGAACAGAAATCCTGAAAAAGGAGCTTATCCGAGATGATCTGGAAATATCATTAAGGAATCTGAAAGAAGCACAGAGAGCTTTCAAAGAGGTAGATAAAAGAGGTGTAATGAAAGAAGATGTGAAAAGTGTGATGGGAGGATCCTCAGAAGAGCAGAAAACAAAGATTCATCAGGTGGCTGTCCAGAGGGACACAAAAAATGTTCTTCAGCCAAGACCAGGACCATTTGAGCCAGCAGCCAGGTGGCAAGGGGGAGCAGACATTTCTAATCAAACTATAGGCAAAAATTATCATGGAAATTTAATAGAAGAAAGAACTGAAGTTACTCTTCCAAAAGCCCCCAAAGGCACTGTAAAGATTGTCGTAGATCGTGAACACAACAATGATGCTCTTGAGAAAAGCCTTAGAAAACTATCTAATCCACACCACAGAGCTATTAACAATGTGTTGGAATCAGGGGACAAAATGGGTGTCTGGACTGACACCATAGCAGAGCAGCAGCTTAGTGATGAACATGTGAGCAGACAATTGACTTCAACTACGTCATCTGAGGGAAATCTAAAAACGAAGGAATCAGAGACTGTGAGAGAACAGAAGACTGCTGTCTTTAACTGTACTCAATCTATCGATAAAACAGTAGGAAAGCAACAGACTCAAACTTGCAAACTGAGGAAAGACCACCAGCAGACTGAGTCTTTCTCTGTAAAGAGTCCTAAAATTACCAAAAACACTAAAATACCAACAGATAAACAAAGCCCTAAGCCCAGTCCAACCCGGGGTCTGGTCAACATGACAGTTGGGGAAACTTGCAAAGTCTCAGAGGACTTTCAGAAGCAAACTTTGTTAGAGCAAGAAATACAATGTTCtaataaagatataaagaaaaagaacatgaaccCTCAGCCAACTTTGCCTACAGATCAAGACATATCAAATATAACAGAACTGAAAGTCTCCCCAAAAAGCCACAGTAAATTTAAGGCAACTGACAAAAAGCAGGCTGATGTTCATCTGAAGAGCCAGGACTTTCTAATGAAGACAAATACTTCCACGGACTTAAAAATGGCAATGGAAATGTCCTTTAATTCAATCAACTTTAACgctgaaaataatggaaaagaaagtgAAGGCTCTCTGCCACCGccatctccacctcctcctccaccttccaacGCATCATCGGAAATtgaatttcctcttcctcctccacctcctttaGTGATGTTGCCTGGGAAAAATGCCCCAGAAATGATAAAGGCTGAATTTGAAAGTTTCCCaggcctgcctcttcctccaccACCAGAAGATGATAAATCTGAAAGAGAAGGTCTATCAGTgtttccaccaccaccccctcctccaaCTCCATCTCTTAAACCAGCgcatctcctttcctcctctgttcAAGAAAAGCACAGGGGAACATTCATACAATATTCCCAAGAAGCCTCAAGTTCCCAGCAAGCTCATTCTCAGGCTAAAGTCCTAACGGGAAAATCAGGAGTACTTTTGCCACCTCCCACACTCCCCAAACCCAAATTTCCCAAACAGATAGAAGATAAAAAGAATCGCGGTTCCCCAAAAGTTGAATTGGAAAATTCCCTACCAGATATGGAATGTAAAATTACTCCCTCAAAGGATCAGAAAAGAGTGATAACAGCGACTAGCAGTGAACACAGAGAGATGAAGCAGAACATATCTAGAAGAAGTCTTGATGAAAGAAAGCAATTATCTATGGACTCTATGAGGTCTCTCTCACAGACAGTTCCAGAAACTTCACTACCCAAGGGAAAAACAATGGCACCTCTTATAAAATCTCATTCATTCTCAGCAGGTTCAGGACAACAAAGTCCAAAACCTTATATGAGAAAATTTAAGACACCTTTAATGATCGCAGAAGAAAAGTACAGACAACAAAGAGAAGagcttgaaaaacagaaacatgagAGTTCTTGCTACAACATAGTCAAAACAGAAAGCCCAAATCAACACATGTCAGAGTTGCAAAAGGAAGTACTGTTACAAAAAACAAATGAGGAGGCTCCCCTACCTGGAATGGATTCAGGAGTCACTTTGGTTCAACCCAACCCAAACTCTCAAAGTCATTCTCAAGTCCTAGGAGTGTGTACTGACAACCAGCTTTCCACAACACCAGCAGGGACAGTCGCTGCCAAGGGGCTCCAACATGTTGTAGCAGCCTCAGAAGACAAAGCTACCATGAAAAAGGAAGTTTTACAGAGCTCAAGGGACACGTTACAATCTATATCAGCTTGTGAAATTAAACAGAGGCATCAGGAGTTTGGTACACAACAAACACAACAGAAGTATCTGGAGGAGTTGCACTTGCCCCAAAGAAAACCAGTTTCCCCAAGTTTCAAAGTTAAAACTATCAAGCTTCCAACTGCAGATCGCAAATCAAATGAAACAGACCACATCTATGAAAGCCGTAAAAAGCAATCTGATGTTGATGTTCAAACCATTAGCAAGGAACAGTACCAGAAAACCGAGAAAACTGAAGCAACAAGCACTGAATATGGTAATAAGAAATCTGTAGCtgaaaaatattatcaattaCCTAAGACGGAGAAAAGAGTAACAATAAAACTGCCCACGGAACCCACTGGGAAAAGCCATGAAAGTAAACTCACTATAGTTCCTGAGAAGCAGGGAGAATTTAGACAATCTGAGAATGGGAAACCTCAAGGAAGTGAAAGAACAAATCAGGAACCGTCAACGATTGGTCCAAAGGAAGAGAGACTAAGAGTTGAGAGAAAACGAGAACATTTGAATAAATCAGCACAGAAGGTAGTCAAACAAAAGGTTACTGACGTACATCTTGATTCACAGATGCAGAATATTCAGCAAACACAAATACAGACTTCCGAAAGTCAAGTTGAACATAAAAAATTGCCCCAGCCATATAATAATCTGCAGGAAGAAAAATGCCTTGGAGTCAAGGGCATACAACAGAAACACGTCTTTTCTGATAGTAAAGATTCAAAGCAAGAGATTACACAGaacaaatctttattttcctctgtgaAAGAATCCCAGCAGGAAGATGGAAAATGTGCTATAAATATATTGGAATTCTTGAGAAAACGTGAAGAACTACAACAGATTTTGTCTAGGGTAAAGCAGTTTGAAATGGAGCCAGATAAAAATGGCCTTAAAACGTTTCAGACACTGCTAAATATTATTCCAGTATGGCtattaagtgaagaaaaaagacaatacgGTGTTTGCATCGCTATGGAGAATAACAtagaaaaaatcaaagaagaaataacgcGTATTAAAACTCAAGCAGAGGATATGCTTGTGTCCTGCGAGAACATAATTCAAACAGCCATGATAGCctccaaagaagaaaagcagcgAAATAAACTCACTAGCCTTAATGAAACGTTATCTAAAGTGTCTAACGTTAGTGAACAGCAAGAAAATACAATTGTAGACAAAACAGAGCACCGCCAAGTAGCAACTCATGAGGAAGCAACGGCTCACAGGCATGTGAAAACCCATCAGGAGATTAAACTAGATGACAGCAagatctctcctccctccttaaAAACACGCCCACCATCACCAACTTTCATAACAATTGAGTCTACTGCCCGGCGACCAGAAACCTCTACTAAGGACGAGCTCTCTCAGTCCCCTAAAAAAGACAGTGTTGCTGAGCCATCCCCGCGAAGCCCCGTGTCACAAACGTCTAGAGCTGGCACAGCAAATGCTTCCCCTTCTCCGCCCAGGAGTCGCTCTGAGCAGCTCGTCAAACTCAAAGACACCACCGCAAAGTTGGCCAGAGGGGCCGCCCCGTGTCCGTCAGTGACCCCGGTTCCGATAGTAGAGAAAAGGTCTGAGATCATCACGTCTCCTGCAACACTTCGTCGTCAAATTAAGATAGAAACTCGTGGTAGGGACTCTCCCCCCACAATCACCATACCTATTAGCGTAAATCATGTAGATGGTGGCCCCTTCAGAGGATCTAGGGAAGCCCAGGAGGAAATTAGGCAGGTCGAGAAACGGGCGACGTACGTTCACAAAGACGCGGTGAATTCCGCGCAGCGCCTGCTGCCGGACGCTGAGAGTTTCGACTCGGTGGAAATCATCCGCACGGTGGAAGGGCCTCGCCGCGCAGAGCACACGCAGAGGTATGAAGCCGCCAACCGAACTGTTcaaatggctgaaaatttcctgagtgaccatgaaaatgaaataaacagatgGTTCAGGGAATTCGAAGCTGACCCCGTTTTCGAAGCGAAGTCAAACAGGAGAGTTTATACAAATGGAGAAGCCGACCATAATATGAAACAAGAAAGTCGTTCGTTTTGTAAGGAGGAATTTGGATTGACATCTCTAGAAAACACAAGTTTTACAGGCTTTTCTTGCAATCGTCCTAGAGAGCCGCAAGAAAAGGTTCCTGTAAAGCAGCCCAGCGTCCACTCTGAAACGAGGTCTGTAAGTGAACACTTCTCAGGCGTGGATGCGTTTGAGGGTCAAGTTGTTGGGTCGACGATGACGACGGTCTCTTCATCACATAGCTCAGAAGCTGGCAAATCTGGCTTTGACTTCAAGCATGCCCCACCAACCTATGAAGATGTCATCGCTGGCCATAGTTTAGATATTTCTGATTCACCCGAGGAGCTCAGGAGGAATTTTCAAAAGGCATGGCAGGAGAGTGAAAGCGTTTTTAAAAGCCTGGGATTTGCAAACTCAGAGGCTTCTGCCACGGAGACGAGAACCACCTTCCAAGGGGAATCTGCGTTTATAAGCG aagccGCTCCCCCAAGACAAGGAACTATGTATACTTTGTCAGAAGACTGTTTATCCAATGGAGTGCCTGGTAGCAGACAAGCAGAGTTTTCATAA